Sequence from the Leptospira dzoumogneensis genome:
GTCCAAGACTTTCTCCTTCTATGTTTAAGATGATTACGCAGGTTTTTTCGGTATAAGGAATGGATTCCATATGGAATCTTAGCCTAACATCAATTAGTGGAACTACTTTGCCTCGGAGGTTGGTCACTCCTTTGATAAATGCAGGCATATCGGGAACTTCCGTGATAGGCTGCATCCCGATGATCTCTATGATATATTTGATCTCTAATCCGTATTCTCTGTCGGTCAGTGAAAAGACTAAATATTTATTCTCTAGTGTGTCTTCATCATCCGCTTCATCTTCTTCCAGAAGAAGATCTATTTCGTTTTCTGCCATATTTATCCTCGATATTCTTTTCCGAGTAGTCCCTGCACTCGAATAGAATTTGTTTTGTTTGTCTCGAATTCAACATAGCCCGTCGATT
This genomic interval carries:
- a CDS encoding chemotaxis protein CheW; translation: MAENEIDLLLEEDEADDEDTLENKYLVFSLTDREYGLEIKYIIEIIGMQPITEVPDMPAFIKGVTNLRGKVVPLIDVRLRFHMESIPYTEKTCVIILNIEGESLGLIVDTVREVVSIPSENTEPAPKMGDGEANRFIASFGKVEESVKILLDVRKLLRDDELEVLHDKLPETGTPA